Genomic window (Arachis hypogaea cultivar Tifrunner chromosome 13, arahy.Tifrunner.gnm2.J5K5, whole genome shotgun sequence):
ACCAACCTCGAGGTTCTCTGGCTCACACAGTGCAACCTCGTTGGCACCATTCCAGACTCGCTTGGCAACTTGAAGAACCTCAGGGACTTGGACCTTGCGCTCAACGATTTGTACGGTTCCATCCCCACTTCCCTCACTCGTTTGACTCGTTTGACTCAGATTGAGTTGTACAACAACTCGCTCTCCGGGGACCTGCCTCGTGGCTGGAGAAACCTCACCGCCCTACGCCTTCTCGACGCCTCCATGAACCACTTGACGGGGACCATACCGGAGGAGCTCTGCGCGTTGCCCTTGGAGAGTCTCAACCTCTACGAGAACCGCTTTGAGGGCCAGCTGCCGCCGAGCATTGCCAATTCGCCCAACCTCTACGAGCTCAGGATCTTCGGGAACCGTCTCACCGGAAGGTTGCCGGAGAATCTGGGGCGCCATTCTCCTCTCAGGTGGCTCGACGTCTCCAGCAACCAGTTCTTGGGGCCGATTCCGTCCACGCTGTGCGATCACGGGGAACTGGAGGAGCTTCTTGTGATATACAATTTGTTTTCCGGCGAGATTCCGGCGAGTCTGGGAACGTGCCAGAGCCTGACGCGGGTGAGGCTGGGGAACAACCGGTTCTCCGGCGAGGTGCCGGCGGGGATGTGGGGTCTCCCCCACGTGTACCTTCTTGAACTCGCGGAGAATTCGTTCTCCGGCCCCATTGCGAAGACCATTGCCGGTGCCGGGAACCTTTCGCTGCTGTTTCTCTCGAAGAATAAGTTCGAGGGAGTGATCCCCGACGAGGTTGGGTGGTTGGACAATCTCGTGGAATTTTCTGGCAACGATAACATGTTCAGCGGTTCGATCCCAGAGACTGTTGTGAATCTCGGGCAGCTTGGGACCCTTGATCTTCACAACAACAAACTATCCGGGGAGCTTCCAAAAGGGCTTCATTCTTTGAAAAAGCTGAGCGTTTTGAATTTGGCCAACAATGGCATTGGTGGGAAGATTCCAGATGAGATTGGTAGCTTGtcagttttgaattctcttgatcTCTCCAAGAACCAGTTCTCCGGGATGGTCCCTCACGGATTGCAGAATTTGAAGCTGAACATTCTGAATTTGTCTTACAATCGTCTCTCCGGGGAGCTCCCTCCTCTGTTGGCTAAGGACGTGTACGTGGATAGCTTTCTGGGGAACCCCGGTTTGTGTGGGGATTTGAAGGGTCTCTGCAGTGGAAGAGGCCAAGCCAAGAGTTTGGGCTATGTTTGGCTTCTCAGGACTATCTTCATTGTCGCCACTTTGGTGTTCTTTGTGGGCGTGGTGTGGTTCTACCTCAAGTATAAGACTTTCAAGGATGCCAGAAGGTCCATTGATAAATCGAGGTGGACCTTGATGTCGTTTCATAAGCTGGGTTTTGGTGAAGATGAGAtcttgaattgccttgatgaggATAATGTGATTGGAAGTGGGTCATCCGGGAGAGTCTACAAGGTGGTGCTTAGCAGCGGGGAAGCGGTTGCGGTGAAGAAGATATGGGGAGGGGCAGGGAAGGGTGGAGAGAGTGGAGATGTGGAAAAAGGTGGTGGTGGACGGGTGCAGGACGAAGCTTTTGATGCGGAGGTTGAGACTTTGGGCAAGATCAGGCACAAGAACATTGTTAAGCTGTGGTGTTGCTGCACAACCAGGGATTGCAAGCTACTGGTTTATGAGTACATGCCCAATGGTAGTCTTGGTGATTTGTTGCATAGCAGCAAAGGTGGGTTGTTGGATTGGCCAACCAGGTATAAGATTGCCGTTGACGCTGCTGAAGGCCTCTCTTATCTACATCATGATTGTGTTCCACCAATTGTTCATAGAGATGTGAAATCCAGCAATATCTTGTTGGATGGGGACTATGGTGCCAGGGTGGCGGATTTTGGAGTGGCCAAGGCCGTCGAAACTGGAGGGAAAGGAGGAACCAAATCCATGTCTGTCATAGCTGGGTCTTGTGGGTACATTGCGCCAGGTTTGTAGAAATTTCATGTTATTAAATTTCACTTTGGCTCGCGTTGACTATAATTTCTCTGACTCTAAAGATGCATTTGTGGGTTTAGTGGTAGATAATACTTGTGCTTAGCTTAGCACATAGGCTTCGTGTTGTTAGTGTAATTTGATAATAGTATGGAGCTC
Coding sequences:
- the LOC112733540 gene encoding receptor-like protein kinase HSL1; this translates as MLHLLVCMLCILLSPVTSLNQEGLYLQQFKLTLDDPDNRLADWNPRHATPCNWFGVLCDPPTNTTVTSLSLPDTNIAGPFSAHILCRLPNLSSINLFNNSINATLPLDISLCSNLQHLDLSQNLLTGTLPHTLPHLPNLRYLDLTGNNFSGPIPDSFGTFQKLEVISLVYNLLEGTIPPSLGNLTTLKMLNLSYNPFYPGRIPDSLGNLTNLEVLWLTQCNLVGTIPDSLGNLKNLRDLDLALNDLYGSIPTSLTRLTRLTQIELYNNSLSGDLPRGWRNLTALRLLDASMNHLTGTIPEELCALPLESLNLYENRFEGQLPPSIANSPNLYELRIFGNRLTGRLPENLGRHSPLRWLDVSSNQFLGPIPSTLCDHGELEELLVIYNLFSGEIPASLGTCQSLTRVRLGNNRFSGEVPAGMWGLPHVYLLELAENSFSGPIAKTIAGAGNLSLLFLSKNKFEGVIPDEVGWLDNLVEFSGNDNMFSGSIPETVVNLGQLGTLDLHNNKLSGELPKGLHSLKKLSVLNLANNGIGGKIPDEIGSLSVLNSLDLSKNQFSGMVPHGLQNLKLNILNLSYNRLSGELPPLLAKDVYVDSFLGNPGLCGDLKGLCSGRGQAKSLGYVWLLRTIFIVATLVFFVGVVWFYLKYKTFKDARRSIDKSRWTLMSFHKLGFGEDEILNCLDEDNVIGSGSSGRVYKVVLSSGEAVAVKKIWGGAGKGGESGDVEKGGGGRVQDEAFDAEVETLGKIRHKNIVKLWCCCTTRDCKLLVYEYMPNGSLGDLLHSSKGGLLDWPTRYKIAVDAAEGLSYLHHDCVPPIVHRDVKSSNILLDGDYGARVADFGVAKAVETGGKGGTKSMSVIAGSCGYIAPEYAYTLRVNEKSDIYSFGVVILELVTGRRPVDPEFGEKDLVKWVCTTLDQKGVDHLIDSRLDSCFKDEISKVFNIGLMCTSPLPINRPSMRRVVKMLQEVATEKQVKPAKKDGKLTPYYYDDASDHGSVA